One genomic window of Tachypleus tridentatus isolate NWPU-2018 chromosome 12, ASM421037v1, whole genome shotgun sequence includes the following:
- the LOC143233488 gene encoding MFS-type transporter SLC18B1-like: protein MMNVLTGLLFMGFNEATLEPHIRKFYLQPSIVGLFFLVSGGCYAIGTLCWGHMSDKVPHSRVPLLVSSFICVLALLFIGPVPFIPLDTSIWLVILCQVFIGIGSAGKLVAGYNSSLTNAISRGFPNDATTMAVITGVFSAVLAIGGFVGPSLGGVLLDNIGYENGTCVLLGLEMTILFLNVAHIFWYNLCRRRDVSDDMVPIVAAD, encoded by the exons ATGATGAATGTATTAACAGGACTTCTTTTTATGGGTTTTAATGAAGCAACACTGGAGCCACACAtcagaaaa TTCTATTTGCAGCCATCAATTGTAGGCCTATTTTTTCTCGTGAGTGGTGGATGTTATGCAATTGGTACATTGTGCTGGGGTCATATGTCTGACAAAGTT CCTCACTCTCGTGTTCCACTTCtggtttcaagttttatttgtgtattagcctTGTTGTTTATTGGTCCTGTCCCGTTTATTCCGCTGGACAC CTCCATCTGGTTGGTGATTTTATGTCAAGTATTTATTGGAATAGGTTCTGCTGGCAAGTTGGTTGCGGGATACAATTCTTCATTGACAAACGCAAT ATCACGAGGATTTCCCAATGACGCCACAACTATGGCAGTAATTACTGGAGTGTTTAGTGCGGTACTTGCGATTGG CGGTTTTGTCGGACCGTCACTAGGCGGAGTTTTATTAGATAACATTGGCTACGAGAATGGAACATGCGTATTACTGGGACTGGAAATGACAATT TTGTTTCTGAACGTTGCTCATATTTTCTGGTACAATCTATGCAGAAGAAGAGATGTATCGGACGACATGGTTCCTATCGTGGCAGCTGACTGA